A window of the Cuculus canorus isolate bCucCan1 chromosome 3, bCucCan1.pri, whole genome shotgun sequence genome harbors these coding sequences:
- the CCDC85A gene encoding coiled-coil domain-containing protein 85A isoform X3 produces the protein MCYSKDPLPGDRSRFSRNPQPARSRPGASSWSRKEPPGSPQGAAREPPPGPARSRPGSAVPQEPPVPPFSRFPGGAAPRCPPRAAAMSKVSSESCGAAPPEDLSKVSDEELLKWSKEELIRSLRRAEAEKMSAMLDHSNLIREVNRRLQLHLGEIRGLKDINQKLQEDNQELRDLCCFLDDDRQKGKKVSREWQRLGRYSASVMHKEVALYLQKLKELEVRQEEVVKENLELKELCVLLDEEKSGGAGSRSSIDSQISLCQLTATSTYIRDVGDGSSTSSTGSTDSPDHHKHHPSTSPERLQKTRGEGSPEHQKHRSISPEHLQKPRSSGSPDRHLKGPSPEHHKTIVKAPEQKHSSSSPETIPKHVLSSSPEHFQKQRPGSSPEHQKHSSGSPDHLQKHTPSGSTEHLHKVRGTSPEHLKQHYGGSPEHLRHLSGSSREGTLRRQVTDDLSPHHRSIYNGMNGCVEETWRCCRVVPWN, from the exons gATCCGTTGCCAGGGGATAGAAGTCGTTTTTCTCGTAACCCCCAGCCCGCAAGGAGCCGCCCGGGAGCCTCCTCCTGGTCCCGCAAGGAGCCGCCCGGGTCCCCGCAAGGAGCCGCCCGGGAGCCTCCTCCCGGTCCCGCAAGGAGCCGCCCGGGATCCGCCGTCCCGCAGGAGCCGCCGGTGCCCCCGTTCTCTCGGTTCCCCGGTGGAGCGGCTCCGCGGTGCCCCCCCCGGGCTGCCGCGATGTCGAAAGTGTCGTCTGAAAGTTGCGGGGCGGCGCCGCCCGAGGACTTGTCCAAGGTGTCGGACGAGGAGCTGCTCAAGTGGAGCAAGGAGGAGCTGATCCGCAGCCTCCGCCGCGCCGAGGCCGAGAAGATGAGCGCGATGCTGGACCACAGCAACCTTATCCGGGAGGTGAACCGGCGCCTCCAGCTCCACCTCGGCGAGATCCGCGGCTTGAAG GATATCAACCAGAAACTGCAAGAAGATAACCAAGAACTGAGAgatctttgctgctttctggatGATGACAGGCAGAAAGGCAAGAAGGTGTCCCGCGAATGGCAGAGGCTGGGCAGATACAGTGCCAGTGTCATGCACAAAGAGGTTGCCTTATACTTACagaagctgaaagagctggaagtGAGACAAGAAGAAGTGGTTAAGGAAAACCTGGAGCTGAAAGAATTGTGTGTGTTGCTGGATGAGGAGAAAAGTGGTGGAGCAGGCAGCCGGAGCTCTATTGACAGCCAAATCAGCCTGTGCCAGTTAACTGCGACGAGCACTTATATTAGAGATGTTGGTGATGGGAGTAGTACCTCTAGCACAGGAAGTACAGACAGTCCAGACCATCATAAACATCATCCAAGTACTAGTCCAGAACGTCTTCAAAAAACGCGGGGTGAAGGAAGCCCTGAGCATCAGAAACACAGGAGTATCAGCCCAGAGCACCTCCAGAAGCCTAGGAGTTCTGGCAGTCCTGATCGTCACCTGAAAGGGCCAAGTCCGGAACATCACAAAACCATTGTCAAAGCACCTGaacaaaagcacagcagcagtagCCCAGAAACTATCCCAAAGCACGTTTTGAGTAGTAGCCCTGAACACTTTCAAAAGCAGAGGCCTGGTAGTAGCCCTGAGCATCAAAAGCACAGCAGTGGCAGCCCAGATCATCTTCAAAAGCACACACCAAGTGGAAGTACAGAACATCTACACAAAGTAAGGGGTACGAGCCCTGAGCATCTCAAACAGCACTATGGAGGGAGCCCAGAGCATCTCAGACATCTCAgtggaagcagcagagaaggtaCCCTCAGGAGACAAGTAACAGATGACCTGTCACCTCACCACAGGAGTATATACAATGGAATGAATG
- the CCDC85A gene encoding coiled-coil domain-containing protein 85A isoform X4 has protein sequence MCYSKDPLPGDRSRFSRNPQPARSRPGASSWSRKEPPGSPQGAAREPPPGPARSRPGSAVPQEPPVPPFSRFPGGAAPRCPPRAAAMSKVSSESCGAAPPEDLSKVSDEELLKWSKEELIRSLRRAEAEKMSAMLDHSNLIREVNRRLQLHLGEIRGLKDINQKLQEDNQELRDLCCFLDDDRQKGKKVSREWQRLGRYSASVMHKEVALYLQKLKELEVRQEEVVKENLELKELCVLLDEEKSGGAGSRSSIDSQISLCQLTATSTYIRDVGDGSSTSSTGSTDSPDHHKHHPSTSPERLQKTRGEGSPEHQKHRSISPEHLQKPRSSGSPDRHLKGPSPEHHKTIVKAPEQKHSSSSPETIPKHVLSSSPEHFQKQRPGSSPEHQKHSSGSPDHLQKHTPSGSTEHLHKVRGTSPEHLKQHYGGSPEHLRHLSGSSREGTLRRQVTDDLSPHHRSIYNGMNVLLRNTS, from the exons gATCCGTTGCCAGGGGATAGAAGTCGTTTTTCTCGTAACCCCCAGCCCGCAAGGAGCCGCCCGGGAGCCTCCTCCTGGTCCCGCAAGGAGCCGCCCGGGTCCCCGCAAGGAGCCGCCCGGGAGCCTCCTCCCGGTCCCGCAAGGAGCCGCCCGGGATCCGCCGTCCCGCAGGAGCCGCCGGTGCCCCCGTTCTCTCGGTTCCCCGGTGGAGCGGCTCCGCGGTGCCCCCCCCGGGCTGCCGCGATGTCGAAAGTGTCGTCTGAAAGTTGCGGGGCGGCGCCGCCCGAGGACTTGTCCAAGGTGTCGGACGAGGAGCTGCTCAAGTGGAGCAAGGAGGAGCTGATCCGCAGCCTCCGCCGCGCCGAGGCCGAGAAGATGAGCGCGATGCTGGACCACAGCAACCTTATCCGGGAGGTGAACCGGCGCCTCCAGCTCCACCTCGGCGAGATCCGCGGCTTGAAG GATATCAACCAGAAACTGCAAGAAGATAACCAAGAACTGAGAgatctttgctgctttctggatGATGACAGGCAGAAAGGCAAGAAGGTGTCCCGCGAATGGCAGAGGCTGGGCAGATACAGTGCCAGTGTCATGCACAAAGAGGTTGCCTTATACTTACagaagctgaaagagctggaagtGAGACAAGAAGAAGTGGTTAAGGAAAACCTGGAGCTGAAAGAATTGTGTGTGTTGCTGGATGAGGAGAAAAGTGGTGGAGCAGGCAGCCGGAGCTCTATTGACAGCCAAATCAGCCTGTGCCAGTTAACTGCGACGAGCACTTATATTAGAGATGTTGGTGATGGGAGTAGTACCTCTAGCACAGGAAGTACAGACAGTCCAGACCATCATAAACATCATCCAAGTACTAGTCCAGAACGTCTTCAAAAAACGCGGGGTGAAGGAAGCCCTGAGCATCAGAAACACAGGAGTATCAGCCCAGAGCACCTCCAGAAGCCTAGGAGTTCTGGCAGTCCTGATCGTCACCTGAAAGGGCCAAGTCCGGAACATCACAAAACCATTGTCAAAGCACCTGaacaaaagcacagcagcagtagCCCAGAAACTATCCCAAAGCACGTTTTGAGTAGTAGCCCTGAACACTTTCAAAAGCAGAGGCCTGGTAGTAGCCCTGAGCATCAAAAGCACAGCAGTGGCAGCCCAGATCATCTTCAAAAGCACACACCAAGTGGAAGTACAGAACATCTACACAAAGTAAGGGGTACGAGCCCTGAGCATCTCAAACAGCACTATGGAGGGAGCCCAGAGCATCTCAGACATCTCAgtggaagcagcagagaaggtaCCCTCAGGAGACAAGTAACAGATGACCTGTCACCTCACCACAGGAGTATATACAATGGAATGAATG TGCTGCTCAGAAATACATCATGA